CCGGGCTGCCCCAACCGCTCGACGGGCGTTGCTGGAACAGGCCGAGGGAGTCGTGGTCGTTGGTGTCGCCGAGGTGGCCCAGGTTCTCCAGCTTGGATTCCTGGAGGCTGGTGGCGATGGAGATGACCGCCGCCCGCTCGGGCAGGCCCGCCTTCTTCGTCGCGGCGATGATCGCCTTGACGTTGGCGGTCTGCTCGCCGTTGAGCGTGATCGTCGACTGCTTGCCCTCGGCCTGCGCCACGGCCGCGGCGGCGGCGGGCTTGGCGGCGGTGGTGTGGGTGGGGGTGTCGGCGTGAGCGGCGATCGGGCCGGCGAACACACCACCGGTGAACGCCAGACCAGCGACACCGAGGACGCTCTTGCGCAGGATCGTGTTCATCAGGGGGCTCCATTCCGGGGGTCGACACCACGCGCCGAAGGGGGGTGGTCGGCGCGCGGGCGAGCACCGTCAGGCGCTCAAAGTTTTCGGGGGGATCCGGCGTGGTCCGCGGGGCAGGGGCCGCACCGCGGGGGCCGGGAGGATGTGTAACGACCGGCTGCCCACCGTCATTCCCGGGGGCGGGGTCGGCCGCGCGGTGAACGGGTGCGCTGGCCTTCCTCGGTCGTTCACCGGGTTACAACGCCCCCACCCCGGCGACGATTCCGCCGTCAGAGTGCCACCCACCACCCCCGAACCGGACACCCCACCCACCCGGCCGCACACGGCGACCGGATTCCCGCACGCCCCTCAACACCCCCAGGCCCACCACGGCAACGCCACGGGTGCCTCAACGCGCCCGAGACGGCCACAACGTTCCACCCGCGCTCCGCCCCGGGCCACGACTGGAACGCCATGGGTGCCTCAACGTGCCCGAGAGGGCCATAGCGTTCCACCCGCGCGCCGTTCAGGCGACGACTGGAACGCTATGGACGTCTCAGCACGCCCGAGACGGCCATATCGTTCCACCCACGCGCCGCCCGGGCCACGACTGGAGCGCCACGGGTACATCAGCGCGTCGAAGATGGCCAAGTGCGTCAACGCGCCGCAGACATGCTTGACGCTCCCCCGCGCTCCACCTCAGTCCAGGACTGGGACATGTGTACATCAACGCACCGCAGACAGCCGTGACGTCCACGCGCGGCCACCGAGATCAACTCGGAACGATCGGAGATCTTGGTACAAAAGCGTCCCCAGAGGGCCAATTCGTACCAAGATCTCAGGAGTTCGAGGGGAGGACGTTCAGAGGGAGGGCGTCGCGGATGCTCGCGACCACCTCGTCGAGCGGACCACGCCCGGTGAAGCCGGCGGCGAACCGGTGCCCGCCGCCGCCCAGCCCGACCGCGACGCGGCTGACGTCCACCGCGCCCTTGCTGCGCAGCGAGACCGCCCACTCGGCCTCCCCGGACTGCTTGACCACACAACTCACGTCCGCTTCGGCGGTGCAGCGGACCGAGTCGATGAGCGCTTCCAGCACGTACGCCGGTTGGTCGTGGCGGGTGAGGTCGGCGCGGGTGGCGTACGTCCAGACCAGGCCGTGCCCGGCGGCGGCTGCCGGTTCGAGCGTGGCCCGGCCGAGCACCTCGCCGAAGAGCCGGACCGCGCCGAACGGGCGGGTGTCGAAGACGCGGCGGGAGATGTCTCCCGGCCGGATGCCGGTGGCCAGCAGGCGCGCGGCCATCTCGTGCACGGCCGGGGTGGTCGCCTCGAACCGGAACGAGCCGGTGTCGGTGGTCAGCGCGACGTAGAGGCCGGTCGCCATCGCCGCGTCGAGCGTCACCCCGAGGCGGTCCAGCAGTCCCAGCGCGACCACCGAGGTGGCCGCGGCGTGCGGATCCACCAGGTTGATGCCGCCGAAGCCGGCGTTCGAGGCGTGGTGGTCCAGCACCAGCGACGTGCCGGCCGTGGCGAGCCGGTCGGCCAGGTCACCCAGCCGGGACTCGCTCGCCGCGTCGAAACAGACCACCAGGTCCGGTTCCGGGTACGCGTCGTCCGGCGGCACCAGCAGCTCGACGCCGGGCAGCCAGCGGAACGGCTCCGGTACGCCCGGCGGGCCGGGGAAGGTCGCCTGGAGGTGGCGGACCCCGAGTCGGCTCAGGCCGAGCGCGAAGCCGAGCATGCTGCCGAGCGCGTCCCCGTCCGGGTTGACGTGGCAGATCAGCAGCACCCGCGCGTCGGCGGGCAGCCCGCGTACCGCCGCTACGGCCGCCGCCCACTCGGCGTCGGTGGGACCGCCGCCAACCGCGGCACCCCCGGCCGCCGTCGACACGCCACCGCCTGCCGCGCCAACACCGCCTGCGCCAACGCCGGCCGTCGACACGGCACCGCCGGCCGCGCCACCGGCCACCGTTGACACGCCGGCCACGGTGGCGACCGGTGCGCCGTCACCGGTGGGCGCGGTCACCGTCGATCGCCGCCGCGCTCGTCGTCCGTCGACGACTGCGACGACTCGTCCGTCGACTCGTCGACGTCGGCGTCCTCCTCCACCCGGTACGGCTGGGCGTCGCCCGCGTACGCGGCCTTGGCGGCGAGCCGCTGCACCTCGGCGTCGGCCGAGCGGGCGGCCGTGAGCAGGTCGTCGATGTGCTTGACCTGGTTCTGCACGTCGTCGAGGACGAACGTCAGGGTCGGCGAGTGCCGCAGCCCGAGCGCCTTGCCGACGGTGCTGCGCAGCATGCCCTTGGCGCTCTCCAGCGCGGCGGCGGTGCTCGCCTGGGCCGCCGCGTCGCCGAGCACGGTGTAGAAGACGGTGGCGTCGCGCAGGTCGGCGGTGATCCGGGCGTCGGTAATCGTGATCATGCCGAGCCGGGGGTCCTTGATCTGGCTCCGCACCACCGACGCGACGAGTTCACGGACGCGCTCCGCGTGCCGGCGTACCTTGGCCGGATCCGACATGTCCCACCTCCACGATCACTGTTCCCACCACCCGGCGCGACTGACGCCGCGGTCGGGAAGCCGCCGGCCGGGAGGACGACGCCGGGCCCGACCGCCCAACGTCCGAGAACATTACCCGCGCCCCGCCGGGCACCGCGCGGCACCGCCGGGGTGCCGCGCGACGCGCCGACGCCGTCAGTCGTCCGCGCCGTGCAGGCGACGGCGTACCGACAGCAGTTCGGTCTCCGGGCGGGCGGCGACCAGCCGCTCGCAGGAGTCGAGCACCTCGCGGACGTGGGCCGGTTCGGCGGCCACCACCGCCACCCCGATCTCGGCCCGGCCGTGCAGGTCGAGCGCGCCGACCTCGGCGGCGGAGACCTCGAACTTGCGCAGCGCGGCGACGATCGGCCGGACGTAGGACCGCTTGGCCTTCAGGGACCGGGAGTCACTCGGGAGCAACAGGTCGAACAGCGCGGTTCCGGTATACACGGCGAGTAACGGTACGCGGCTGGCGGACCCGCGGCACGCGATTAAGGCGCGACCGCGACCAGCACGTCCCGCTCGATGGCCTGGTCGACCCGGTGGGACAGGTCACGCCATCCGGGCCCGTCGACCACGCGCAGGCCGGCAGCGGTGAGCGCCGCCTCCGCCTCCGCCCGCGGCGTGACGTGGGTGTTCCAGGACAACCCCAACGCGCCGCCCGGCCGCAGCAGCTCCCGCCACACCGGTACGGCGGCGGTCAGCAGGTCCAGCGGGCTGCGGGACAGGCCCTGGTCGCTGCGGCTGCCGTGGGCCACCCCGTACGGCGCGTCGGTGACGATCACGTCGGCGCAGCGGGGGCGGAGCACCTCGCGGGCCCGGGTGGTGTCGGTGTGCAGAACGGTGACCCGCTGGGTGACGCCGGCCCGGTGCTCGTCGCGGGAGGGTGCGAGCACCGCTTCGAAACGGCGGGCGACCAGCTTGCGGTCCCGGCGTACCGGCACCGTCTCCGTGGTGTGCTTGAGGCGCTTGCGACGCAGCCAGGTACGCAGGAACGCCGCGTACGCGTCCACGTCCTTGCCGTCGCGCTCGATGCCGATGCCGTGGTGGCCGTACATGAGCGCCTGGTTGAGGGTGGTGCCCCGGCCGCAGAGCGGGTCCAGCACCACGAGTTGCCCGTCGAGCATCCGCGGCGCGGCGGCCGAGGCGAGCAGCGTGACGTTGAGCAGCAGCCGGGTGAACTGCTCGTTGGTCTTGCCGGCGTACTTGGGGATGGTGACGAGGTCCGAGTCGTACCGGGCCAGCGGGTGCAGCGGCACCGGCCGGAGCAGGTCGTCGCCGACCCGCTCGAAGAGCGCGTACGCCGCCGACAGGTTCGCCAGGTGGGCCAGGTCCCGGGCGCCGAGGCCGGGCTCGGGCGCGGTGAACGTCAGGTACTCCACCCCGACGATCCGGGTGACCTCGGCGTCGGCCGGCGTCACGTCGAGCACGCCCGAACCGGCGAACACGGCCAGTTCGGCGCGGGCCAACCGGGCCGCCGCGTCGGCGTAGACGCGGTTGGCGGAGGGGGCGAGGAGCAGCGCGTACCCGATCACGCGGAAATTGTCGCAGCCTGCGGAAACGGCGACGGCCGGGACCCGAAGGCCCCGGCCGTCGACCGGTCGTGCACACCGCTCGCTCAGGCGCGCGGCTTCTCACGCATCTCGAAGGTTTCGATGACGTCGCCGACCTGGACGTTGTTGTAACCGCCGAGCGTCAGACCGCACTCGAAGCCCTCGCGGACCTCGGTCGCGTCGTCCTTGAACCGCTTCAGGGAGCTGATCGTGAGGTTGTCCGCCACGACCGCCCCGTCCCGCAGCAGCCGCGCCTTGGCGTTGCGGCGGATGAGGCCGGACCGGACGATACAGCCGGAGATGTTGCCGATCTTGGACGAGCGGAAGACGTCGCGGATCTCCGCGGTGCCCAGCTCGACCTCCTCGTACTCCGGCTTGAGCAGACCCTTGAGCGCGGCGTCGATCTCCTCGATGGCCTGGTAGATGACCGTGTAGTACCGGATCTCCACGCCCTCGCGGTCGGCGATCTCGCGGACCTTGTTGGCGGCCCGCACGTTGAAGCCGATGATCGTGACCGCCTCGGACGAGGCGCTCGCGAGCATGACGTCGCTCTCGGTGATCGCACCCACGCCCCGGTGGATGATCCGAAGCTGGACCTCCTCCGGGATGTCGAGGTTGAACAGCGCGTCCTCGAGCGCCTCCACGGAACCGGAGACGTCGCCCTTGAGCACCAGGTTGAGCGAGGTCTTCTCGCCCTCCTTGAGCTGCTCCATGAGCGTCTCGAGGGTGGCCCGGCCACGGGAGTTGGCGAACGACGCCGCCCGCCGCCGTGCCTGCCGCTGCTCGGCGATCTGCCGCACGGTGCGGTCGTCCTCGGCGGCCAGGAAGGTGTCACCCGCACCCGGCACCGTGGTCAGACCGAGCACCATGACCGGACGTGCCGGCCCGGCCGTGTCGACCGGCTTGCCGTTCTCGTCCAGCATCGCCCGGACCCGGCCGTGCGCCCCACCGGCGACGATGGAGTCACCGGCCCGGAGCGTGCCCTTCTGCACCAGCACGGTCGCCACCGCGCCACGGCCCTTGTCCAGGTGCGCCTCGATGGCCACACCCTGCGCCGGCCCGTCGATCGGAGCGGTCAGCTCCAGCGACGCGTCGGCGGTCAGCAGGACGGCTTCGAGAAGCTCGTCGATGCCGATGCCGGGCTTCGCCGCCACGTTGACGAACATGGTGTCGCCGCCGTACTCCTCGGCGACCAGGCCGTACTCGGTCAACTGCTGGCGGACCTTGTCCGGGTTCGCGTCCGGCTTGTCGACCTTGTTGACCGCGACCACGATCGGCACGTCCGCCGCCTTGGCGTGGTTGAGCGCCTCGATGGTCTGCGGCATCACGCCGTCGTCCGCCGCCACCACCAGGATCACGATGTCCGTCACCTGGGCACCACGGGCACGCATGGCGGTGAACGCCTCGTGACCCGGGGTGTCGATGAAGGTCACCGCGCGGTCCTCGCCCTCGTGCGGGACGTGGACCTGGTAGGCGCCGATGTGCTGGGTGATGCCACCCGCCTCGCCGGCCACGACGTTCGCCTTGCGGATCGCGTCGAGCAGCTTGGTCTTACCGTGGTCGACGTGACCCATGACGGTCACCACCGGCGCACGGCTGACCAGGCGGTCCGCCGCGACCTCGGCGTCGAGGTCGATGTTGAACTGCGCGAGCAGCTCGCGGTCCTCGTCCTCCGGGCTGACGATCTGCACGTCGAAGCCGAGGTGCTCACCCAGCAGCAGCAGGGTCTCGTCGGAGCACGACTGGGTCGCGGTCACCATCTCGCCCAGGTTGAACATCTCCTGGACCAGCGAACCCGGGTTGGCGTTGATCTTGTCGGCGAAGTCCGACAGCGAGGCGCCACGGGACAGCCGGACGACCTGACCCTGACCGCGGGGAGCACCCGAGGACATGGTCGGGGCCGACAGGTTGTCGAACTCCTGTCTGCGCTGCTTCTTGGACTTGCGGCCACGGGTCGGCCGGCCACCCGGACGCCCGAAGGCACCCGCCGCGCCGCCGCCTCGGCCACGACCACCGCCACCGGGACGGCCACCGCCGCCACCCGGACGGAAACCACCGCCGGGAGCGCCGCCACCGCCACCGGGACCGCCACGGTAACCACCGCCGCCACCGCCGCCGGGACCGCCGCGGTAGCCACCGCCGCCGCCACCACCGCCGGGACCGCCGCGGTAACCACCGCCGCCGCCACCGGGACGACCGGCGCCGCCACCGGGACCACCACGACCGCCACCGGGGCCGCCGGGGCGACCCGTGGTCGGGCGCTGGCTCGGCATGGACGCCGGGCTGGGCCGCGGCGGCATGGAGGCGGGGCTGGGCCGCGGCGGCATGCCGGCCGGGCTGGGACGGGGACCGCCCCCACCGGCGGCCGGAGGCCGCTGCTGCCCACCCTGGATGCCGAACGGGTTGTTGCCGGCGCCACGGGCCGGCGGACGACCGCCGGGTCGGGCGCCCGGACCCTGGCCCTGGCCGGGACCGCTGGGCCGCGCGGCCGGGGAACCCGGACGCGGGGGCATGGCGTTCGGGCCGGGACGCGGGCCGGGACGGGGACCGCCCTCGGCCGGAGGCTCCCGGCGAACGGTCTCGCGCTGCTGCTGGCGGGCGGCCTGGGCGGCCTTGACCGCGGCCTCCTGCTCAGCCTTCAGCGCGGCGGCACGCGCTTCCGCCGCCGCCACTTCGATGTCGTGCGCGCTCGCCGGCTTGGCGACCGGGGTCGCCGGCTGCGGCGGGCCGGGGACCGGGCCCTTGGGCTTCGGTCCAGGGGTCGGCGCGGCCGGTCGCCGGGGCGGCATCGGTCGGGCCGAGACCCGGGGTGCGCCCGGGGTCGGGGTGGGCGTCGGGGTCGGTGCCGGGCCGCTGGGGGCGGCTGTCGGCGGGGCGGCGGGCGCCGGCGAACCGGCGGACGCCACGAACGCGCTCCGCAGCCGTCGGGCGACAGGCGCCTCGACGGTGCTGGACGCGGACTTCACGAACTCGCCCATCTCCTTGAGCTTGGCGAGAACGGTCTTGCTTTCGACCCCGAGCTCCTTGGCAAGCTCGTGTACGCGGGCCTTTCCTGCCACTGCACTCCTCACTCCGAGGTCGTGCGGGCAGCACCCGCAGCGACCTCACTCGTGCACTTGAAGCCTGGTCATTTCTGCGACTTCATCGTGTGCTCATGTCGGTCGTCCTACCTTGCTAGCGACCCTCGACCGGTCGGGTTGACCGGTCGTCGGGGGTTGCGCGTCGACGTGCTCGGCAAGCGCGCCGTGGTCGGGGACCCCGGCGACGCGCAGCGCCCGCCCGAAGGCTCGGCGCCGCACCGCCTGCGCGAAGCAGGCCGGATGGGGGTGCATGTTCGCTCCCCGACCCGGCAGTCTGCGGGTCGGATCGGGCCGGAGACTGGTCTGACCAGCCTCTTCACCGACCGCGACGACCCGCAACAACTCGCTGGCCGGCGCTCGTTTCCGGCAGCCCACACAGGTGCGCTCCGGCAGCGCGCGTCGTGCCACTGAGAAAGTCTACCCCTAGCTGCTCGAGATCGCGCCGCCCGGCTCCGGCACGTGATCAGCTCCGCCCCGTCCGCCGGTGCCCGCCTGCTCCGCGTCGGAGCGGATGTCGATCCGCCAACCGGTCAACCGGGCCGCGAGGCGGGCGTTCTGCCCTTCCCGGCCGATCGCGAGCGAGAGCTGGAAATCCGGGACGGTTACCCGGGCGGCGCGGCTCGCCAGGTCGACCACCTCGACCCGCAGCGCCTTGGCCGGCGAGAGCGCGTTGCCGACGAAGGTGGCCGGGTCGTCCGACCAGTCGATGATGTCGATCTTCTCGCCGTGCAGCTCGCTCATCACCGCGCGCACCCGCTGCCCCATCGGGCCGATGCAGGCGCCCTTGGCGTTCACACCGGACGCGGTGGACCGCACCGCGATCTTGGTGCGGTGACCTGCCTCACGGGCGATCGCGCCGATCTCCACCGTGCCGTCGGCGATCTCCGGCACCTCCAGCGCGAAGAGCTTCTTCACCAGCGCCGGGTGCGACCGGGACAGCGTGATCTGCGGGCCACGCATGCCCTTGGCGACGTGCACGACCACGCAGCGGATCCGCTCGCCGTGCTCGTAGCGCTCGCCGGGGACCTGCTCGGACTGGGGCAGGACACCCTCCAGCTTGCCCAGGTCGACGCTGACGATGCCCTTCTCCCGACGGGTC
The genomic region above belongs to Micromonospora sp. WMMD1128 and contains:
- a CDS encoding bifunctional oligoribonuclease/PAP phosphatase NrnA; translation: MSTAAGGAAVGGGPTDAEWAAAVAAVRGLPADARVLLICHVNPDGDALGSMLGFALGLSRLGVRHLQATFPGPPGVPEPFRWLPGVELLVPPDDAYPEPDLVVCFDAASESRLGDLADRLATAGTSLVLDHHASNAGFGGINLVDPHAAATSVVALGLLDRLGVTLDAAMATGLYVALTTDTGSFRFEATTPAVHEMAARLLATGIRPGDISRRVFDTRPFGAVRLFGEVLGRATLEPAAAAGHGLVWTYATRADLTRHDQPAYVLEALIDSVRCTAEADVSCVVKQSGEAEWAVSLRSKGAVDVSRVAVGLGGGGHRFAAGFTGRGPLDEVVASIRDALPLNVLPSNS
- the rbfA gene encoding 30S ribosome-binding factor RbfA; this translates as MSDPAKVRRHAERVRELVASVVRSQIKDPRLGMITITDARITADLRDATVFYTVLGDAAAQASTAAALESAKGMLRSTVGKALGLRHSPTLTFVLDDVQNQVKHIDDLLTAARSADAEVQRLAAKAAYAGDAQPYRVEEDADVDESTDESSQSSTDDERGGDRR
- a CDS encoding DUF503 domain-containing protein; translation: MYTGTALFDLLLPSDSRSLKAKRSYVRPIVAALRKFEVSAAEVGALDLHGRAEIGVAVVAAEPAHVREVLDSCERLVAARPETELLSVRRRLHGADD
- a CDS encoding SAM-dependent methyltransferase — its product is MIGYALLLAPSANRVYADAAARLARAELAVFAGSGVLDVTPADAEVTRIVGVEYLTFTAPEPGLGARDLAHLANLSAAYALFERVGDDLLRPVPLHPLARYDSDLVTIPKYAGKTNEQFTRLLLNVTLLASAAAPRMLDGQLVVLDPLCGRGTTLNQALMYGHHGIGIERDGKDVDAYAAFLRTWLRRKRLKHTTETVPVRRDRKLVARRFEAVLAPSRDEHRAGVTQRVTVLHTDTTRAREVLRPRCADVIVTDAPYGVAHGSRSDQGLSRSPLDLLTAAVPVWRELLRPGGALGLSWNTHVTPRAEAEAALTAAGLRVVDGPGWRDLSHRVDQAIERDVLVAVAP
- the infB gene encoding translation initiation factor IF-2, whose product is MPPRPSPASMPPRPSPASMPSQRPTTGRPGGPGGGRGGPGGGAGRPGGGGGGYRGGPGGGGGGGGYRGGPGGGGGGGYRGGPGGGGGAPGGGFRPGGGGGRPGGGGRGRGGGAAGAFGRPGGRPTRGRKSKKQRRQEFDNLSAPTMSSGAPRGQGQVVRLSRGASLSDFADKINANPGSLVQEMFNLGEMVTATQSCSDETLLLLGEHLGFDVQIVSPEDEDRELLAQFNIDLDAEVAADRLVSRAPVVTVMGHVDHGKTKLLDAIRKANVVAGEAGGITQHIGAYQVHVPHEGEDRAVTFIDTPGHEAFTAMRARGAQVTDIVILVVAADDGVMPQTIEALNHAKAADVPIVVAVNKVDKPDANPDKVRQQLTEYGLVAEEYGGDTMFVNVAAKPGIGIDELLEAVLLTADASLELTAPIDGPAQGVAIEAHLDKGRGAVATVLVQKGTLRAGDSIVAGGAHGRVRAMLDENGKPVDTAGPARPVMVLGLTTVPGAGDTFLAAEDDRTVRQIAEQRQARRRAASFANSRGRATLETLMEQLKEGEKTSLNLVLKGDVSGSVEALEDALFNLDIPEEVQLRIIHRGVGAITESDVMLASASSEAVTIIGFNVRAANKVREIADREGVEIRYYTVIYQAIEEIDAALKGLLKPEYEEVELGTAEIRDVFRSSKIGNISGCIVRSGLIRRNAKARLLRDGAVVADNLTISSLKRFKDDATEVREGFECGLTLGGYNNVQVGDVIETFEMREKPRA
- a CDS encoding YlxR family protein; its protein translation is MARRALPERTCVGCRKRAPASELLRVVAVGEEAGQTSLRPDPTRRLPGRGANMHPHPACFAQAVRRRAFGRALRVAGVPDHGALAEHVDAQPPTTGQPDRSRVASKVGRPT
- the nusA gene encoding transcription termination factor NusA; the protein is MNIDLAALRALEREREIPFDTILAAIETALLTAYRHTDGAESHARVEIDRKSGAASVYAQELDDDGSVTREWDDTPHDFGRIAAMTAKQVILQRLREATDEVHFGEYVGRDGDLVTGVVQAHETRREKGIVSVDLGKLEGVLPQSEQVPGERYEHGERIRCVVVHVAKGMRGPQITLSRSHPALVKKLFALEVPEIADGTVEIGAIAREAGHRTKIAVRSTASGVNAKGACIGPMGQRVRAVMSELHGEKIDIIDWSDDPATFVGNALSPAKALRVEVVDLASRAARVTVPDFQLSLAIGREGQNARLAARLTGWRIDIRSDAEQAGTGGRGGADHVPEPGGAISSS